Genomic window (Cucumis sativus cultivar 9930 chromosome 2, Cucumber_9930_V3, whole genome shotgun sequence):
agcatgaatccgcattcatttttccaaaattcaaatcacatttgaatataaggccggtcaaagtttgacttttcaaagtcaaaagtcaacattttgactttttactatttttgaccaattccatcaattccgagcttcttagtatgaatccggattcatacttatagtatgtaaaacataaagctctatttctaattagaagaccgacgactatatcactatatttgtcggtttctctttcttctcccaattcgaacaattcgacttatttcatcacactgttctaagtttaatccatatgagctagcagggGAACCTAATgaacctatagatcatggactccaacgattcaagattaactagctaaactcttttagaccgagttaatcaacattcgttaactaacgggtcattccactaaagtctcgtagttacactcccctcactatagatatatttgtgtccatttgataaaaccataatcagtaagttaatccttcacaggttgctcgtaaccttggctgggtcaaaataccgttttacccccaagattacatcttgctccttaagtcccactaatccactattgaacaattggtttaaggttcaacctataaacttaatccctctcgggccaatgagagggtgggccccttgttcaagacttggattcagtgcttaagagaacaacctatctactaaccctaaagcgggcAGGAGTGAATTCCACCTTGTACCCTATGCTCTCaactatccacccgatcttacccctgaaatgggaggcttattgggccaacgctgatgggctgccctcacctatgcagatctgaggataatctcgtgtgaacaggagttcatagttaactcaggattaagattaagttacctaggtcatcaataatcgagataatcagttttaaacagtaaacagtgttataacgtaaaaaaaagactaattcatggttcagtcttatgtaaacactttacataggatgcccccactttcatgtctctacatgaacgattcaggatcacctcgtttgtactacaaagtgggccgcatccatagtttctctaaataaggcgcccaaccttaattcatatactatagactatttaggctatatatactcgaacttgatccacgtttatgtttacacataaagttcaagtttattcaaaaaatagccttggaacttgatttattggatttaggattataatatttaatttctcaataacaactttattgaaacagaatatgattacaaactacgagttttaggacaaaaaattccaacacgCATCCCGCCGACTACCCGCATCATAGTTCACCCTCTCCCCAAACTGCTGGATAATCGGCCCACCCTGAATCCATGGATCCAACCACACTCTACACTTCCTTCCATTGCCCACCTCCATCTTAACATGAGCTTTAAGGATATCCCACTTATGCAAGATTGCCCTAAAGTACTAAGATCGACCCACCCCAGCATCGATCTCCCACAGCGATCTCCCTTTAAGGATATATGATTCCACCCAAGCAACCCACACACTACCAGATTTAACAAGTAGCAACCACAATATCTTCAACGTGCTTGCTATATTCCAAGAAGATCCATCGCGAATAGCAAGACCtccttcatcaaaaggaagacaaacctcATCCCAGACAACTTTAGCACCACCTCTTCCCTCCTCCTTACCTCTCCACAGATAAGCCCTCAAGCTCTTATCAACGTCTCTGTGGACTTTCATAGGAAGCATGAACACACTAGCCCAATAAACCTGAAGGCTCCTAAGGACTGAGCGAACAAGCTGAAGTCTACCTGCAAAAGATAACACTCTAGCAGACCAAGACCGAATACGACTCGTAATACGCTGAATAAGGGGAGCTCCGAAATCTTCCAGAGAGGAgaggaagcccaagataacgaACATGGAGATGACCAATGGAAAAATCCATGTTAGCAGCAAGCCGAGAAGCTTCCAAACTATTAACCCCCACAAGAAAAATTGAGCTTTTAGCAAGATTAGCAAACAGTCTCGAAAGCTCACCAAACCTCTTAATAGTCTCTTTTATGAAACTCATAGAATGATTATCAGCAGCACAAAAGATCATCAGGTCATCTGCAAAAGTAAGATGAGTTAATCTGACCTTCTCACAAAACtggtggaattgaaaattttgaggcGGGCTATTCAACATGCGAGAAAGCACCTCCATGACCATCACAATAAATTTTTCCtcaacaacctatctactaactcTAGAAACTCTCGACGCACTCCCGATAAATTTTTCCTGACTTGTGTTCCGACGTATATTTATGCGTCAGAAAAGCCTTTTCTGACGCTTTTTATATATCTCTCAATGATTTTATGCATCGAGAGAGCCCTCgtttcttgtagtgttagaCAGAGAGCTTCAATGTGGTCGAGGGGAAAGGCATGACACCTTTAGGTGCTTTCATCAAAGGGAGGATTGAGGTTCTTATTATGGCACTAAGGTTAACTaccatcttcttcttaatgCAATAAATCATCATTGTGCACTCTAGTGGGATGGTGTTGTTGTCAACCAGGCAGGCGGTTTCGTCTTCAAGTCTTAGTTCTTAATTCTTAACAACCTTTGAGTATTGATGCTCTACCCCAACCCTCATCCAAAACGATAACTAACACAATGGTTTGGAAGTTTTTGTGAAACATCatctatactttttctttaatgatcGACGAAAAAAAAGTCAGGAAAATGGTATTTCTGACCATTTTAAGTGTtaccaaaatatcacatttggTGTAGTATggtattgttttgaatatttttgtaaaatagtgGATCAAGAAGTTTTACTAAGATAAAGTTTCATGTTGGAGAAAAGGATAGTGGATGGGAACTAAGTTGAATggtccacttttttttaaaaatcctttaaggttttatgaaaacctttcacaataaataccttttcataatcattttgtaaaaataatatcaaatcatttaaatataccgaaaaattatttcatttcgcataaacctttctttatgcttaaaaaatcatttcattttgtcaaGGATCCCGAATCGTTCTCTAcgcttggtctcattacctcacgtttagactactgtatCAACAACATCTGAGAACATACAAATTCGTCTTTGTTGCTCATACCGCTAAGCTTTATACGCTCATTTCAATGCATAAGTCAGCTTCTTATTACCATGTAGTTCGTACACTCCATAGTGGCCTtcactctttatgtgcacataaaagttagcatcatctcaaagaaacataatattgaaatcatagtcatcaaatcaagctttaacattataaataatgcttgaaaacataacttttcatagaaatcttTCTGAAACATTCCTATatgaattcttctttcaaatgaGTAAAGAGAAATCGTAATAAAGTTTCTTaacataaattcttttgacTGAAAAGCACTCACCAAACTTTACTAAAGAAGTCCTTCTCACAACCATCTTTTTGCATGGCTAAACCAACAACACtttaacatttcaacaaaactctcGTCATCCCCTCCTTAGTTACCTAAATTCTCTTATTTTATAGATCCCTTATACTAACTTAGTCATGCAAATCCTTAATATTTAACCTAGTCATGCTCAAATCCTTTATCTTACATGTTAACCCatgtcaaatcagatttgacattttctttacaGACCTTGCTTCCCGCCTAACCCAAACCGTGAATAAATTCAACCACTTAACATTTCTCGTGAATAACCTTATCtcttgattatatttttattataagaaacgTTCCACgtgaactaaccaacttttactcgcATAGAACTCTTATCGTGAACTTAAACTCCAAGGCTTCCTCGTAGACTTCTTCTCCACGAAACACTTGGTTCTTCTCACGAAGACCACCCAAAACTCCTAGTCTAacactcaaaactttcatttcttaacttACGCAAAGACTTTTTCGCTTCTTATCGCACAACTTCTTTCGCGAACTACCCACTTATCGCAAAAAAGTATACTTAACCGTAAAAGATCATATCACTTAATCTTTCCATGGATTTATTCGAACACcaacttcttaattcttagCCGAATTTTACTTCCTTACTCGAATTAGAAATGAGTCGCACAACTTCCTTCGCGAACTACCCACTGAATCGCAATAACgtatacttaaccataaaattttttatcacTTAATCCTTTTCATGGATTTATTCAAATGCCAAGTTCTTAATACCTagccaaattttacttcattactcaaattagaaatgggtcTCACATTTAGAGCCTATCGCTTCTTTAAGATACATGATCTTACCGATTCAGAGAAATTAACCACAGgcgttattagttttgatgatcTGGCATTGGATTGGTACCAAGCACAAGAAGAGTtggaagtttttaagaattgggCAGCCCTGAAAGAACGAATGCTTGTACAGTTTCGATCAATTCGAGAAGGAACTTTGGTTGGaagatttttctcaatcaaacagAAAACGAATGTAGAAGGATACCGTAACCGATTTGATCGCTATTTAGCTCTGGTAGAATTTCTTCAAACGGTAGTGTTAGAGGAGACTTTGATGAATGGGCTTAGCCcatgaataaaaatggaagtgGAAACCGTGGAACCGATTGGGTTGGCCCAGATGATGAAATTTGCGTTGAAGATTGAGAATAAGGAACTAGTGAGAAAAGAGTGTGGGTTGAGCAATGCGTTTCATGTAAAACTGCAACTCACCCTACCTATTGTGGAAAACAACAATACAGTGATGACTCAGGAAGAAACCAACAATGGAAAGTCTGCTGATGAGAGCTATCACCCTGAAGGGAGTTactgatagaactaagacatgcacaacagaaaaagaatcgaaattCTACCCTAATTGGGCTTAATTAACAAgactaaaccaaaaaaaaggtttttagAATACTTACATTCGAAGCTGCATTTTATTCAAACAACCACTAAGTTTGACTTAGTATCCTCTAGACTCATAATCGAGTTGTGGGACCCATTGGATGAAAGAACCGGACGAgagaaatagatgaaaaaaaatgggcgtggttaattttctttgttttaaaaaagtaaataag
Coding sequences:
- the LOC116402058 gene encoding uncharacterized protein LOC116402058, whose translation is MEVLSRMLNSPPQNFQFHQFCEKVRLTHLTFADDLMIFCAADNHSMSFIKETIKRFGELSRLFANLAKSSIFLVGVNSLEASRLAANMDFSIGHLHVRRLQLVRSVLRSLQVYWASVFMLPMKVHRDVDKSLRAYLWRGKEEGRGGAKVVWDEVCLPFDEGGLAIRDGSSWNIASTLKILWLLLVKSGSVWVAWVESYILKGRSLWEIDAGGIGKSVRRKLWHLLWCATIYFIWQERNHRLHGGAVREPMVVFQLIRSCIKVCAASWSDGVHGLI